The following proteins are encoded in a genomic region of Maribacter hydrothermalis:
- a CDS encoding NAD-dependent succinate-semialdehyde dehydrogenase, which translates to MKEYLSKNPYSGELIKTYKVDTQNAIHSKLEKALAFENSWANTKIEERCKLLSQLADLLLDRKEEYAELMTIEMGKPISQGISEIEKCAWVCDFYALNAEELLADEIIKTDAEESFISHDPLGCILAVMPWNYPFWQVIRFAAPTLTAGNTALLKHAQNVTGCSLAIEKLFVDAGYPEGCFQSLIVGHEEIEKLIAHDGIKAVTLTGSEKAGKSIARTAGENLKKTVLELGGNNACIIWEDTDLDMHIDTMVNARMQNTGQSCIAAKRFIVCEDIYDSFLEKFLEKVTSLTIGDPLKKDTFIGVMAREDLAEELQKQVTDSIALGAKVQLGNKRKGAYFSPTILTDVTTKMPVFIEETFGPVAAIIKVKNRNESIALAANSRFGLGSMLFTEDIDAAMDIISDIPDGAFFINDMVKSDPRLPFGGTKASGYGRELSREGILEFVNKKTVYIKK; encoded by the coding sequence ATGAAAGAATACCTATCCAAAAATCCATATTCTGGCGAATTAATAAAAACCTATAAGGTAGATACGCAAAACGCAATACATTCGAAATTAGAAAAAGCACTGGCATTTGAAAATTCATGGGCAAACACTAAAATTGAAGAGCGGTGTAAATTACTGTCTCAACTGGCAGATTTACTACTGGACCGCAAAGAGGAATACGCGGAATTGATGACAATTGAAATGGGAAAACCTATTTCACAAGGTATTTCAGAAATTGAAAAATGTGCTTGGGTTTGCGATTTCTATGCACTAAATGCCGAAGAGTTATTGGCAGATGAAATCATAAAAACAGATGCTGAAGAAAGCTTTATCAGTCATGATCCATTAGGGTGCATTCTTGCGGTAATGCCTTGGAATTATCCTTTTTGGCAAGTAATTCGTTTTGCCGCACCTACATTAACAGCAGGAAATACAGCGCTTTTAAAACATGCACAAAATGTTACAGGTTGTTCATTGGCCATTGAAAAGTTATTTGTTGATGCCGGGTATCCCGAAGGATGTTTTCAAAGTTTAATTGTAGGGCATGAGGAAATAGAAAAGCTAATTGCCCATGATGGCATTAAAGCCGTTACCTTAACCGGGAGCGAAAAAGCAGGAAAGTCTATTGCTCGTACAGCAGGAGAAAATCTTAAAAAAACCGTATTAGAGCTTGGTGGCAACAACGCATGCATTATTTGGGAAGATACCGATTTAGATATGCATATTGACACTATGGTAAACGCACGTATGCAAAATACCGGCCAGAGCTGTATTGCCGCAAAGCGATTTATAGTTTGTGAAGATATCTACGATTCTTTCCTTGAAAAATTCTTGGAAAAAGTGACGTCGCTAACAATTGGCGACCCCTTGAAAAAAGATACTTTTATTGGCGTAATGGCTCGGGAAGATTTAGCAGAAGAACTACAAAAACAAGTAACAGATTCTATAGCTCTAGGAGCTAAAGTCCAATTAGGCAACAAACGCAAAGGTGCCTATTTTTCGCCTACTATACTTACTGATGTTACTACAAAAATGCCTGTATTTATAGAAGAAACCTTTGGACCCGTGGCTGCAATCATTAAAGTTAAAAACCGAAATGAATCTATTGCATTAGCAGCAAACTCTAGATTTGGATTAGGTAGCATGTTATTCACTGAAGATATAGATGCTGCAATGGACATTATATCGGATATTCCAGATGGAGCATTTTTTATAAATGACATGGTAAAATCTGACCCTAGATTGCCTTTTGGGGGCACAAAAGCATCTGGCTATGGTAGGGAATTATCCAGAGAAGGAATTCTAGAATTCGTAAATAAGAAAACAGTGTACATTAAAAAATAA
- a CDS encoding ShlB/FhaC/HecB family hemolysin secretion/activation protein, producing the protein MINQPLQYTWVKYFTFTIVFLLVSSCATYKEQSNIKREKSTANKEVTYSFYIAGGLGNTSAIPNKVLLQRFKEELDKASENSTLLFTGDNISPDTNSWDIDSLLIKTQLDISSNFKGETVFLPGNNEWKSYKLNKIEKVEDLLKDIERKNTAVVPNNGCPIDHRVINDDLDLILVDSKWFISNWSRVEDINGKCTDIVTRRRFMEELEGYIGDGQGKNIVIAMHHPVFTNGIYAGKTTVKDHLTPLPVLGTVKNAVMDLGAFDPEHVNSRRYNYLRIAVSALAQANDRITLISGHEESLQLLEGGGIHQIISGSLGSKSATKLSPGRITAIGGSIEYNGEYAFGDRGFARLDYYKDGSSKVSFISENDLTSSKTFPVLPVKKTEIKFNQFVSNTKKTKQTKILDDPKDYNKSTFYKFLWGERYRKYYGQPVEAPIVQLDTLYGGLSVVKEGGGHQSFSLRLEDANGKQYAMRSLRKSALKYLKFKLPGISYNTQDYQDTWAEKAISDFFTTAHPYMQLVVEPLAKSVQINHSDTDLFYVPKQDSLKQFNENYGDELYYIERRPSEEQANYKGYRRSIDQNTGKVVDYESTTDMLEKIKSDESYSLDERGLIRARIFDMLIGDWDRHQDQWRWVEYESPDGEKEFMPIPRDRDNVFPRFDGKVIPIINWFVPNSRNWETYDGDVDNVKWLNLSGNKLDRTLLTSYGAEVWIEEAKAIQKGMTDKVIENAFNRLPIAVQDETSEYIKESLKHRLALLAETAEEYAVYLNKIVAVTGTEKDDIFTMTRLKNGDTKVEVKRILSDEKNELFYSRIFNDSLTNEVWIYGLGDDDVFVVEGEENPKTKLRIIGGYGEDTFKVKNKKKVKLYDWEHEKINIENLKPKTLLTDNYKTNTFHFRYFEPNTNVLVPSLGFRTDDGLFLGGTNTYTQQGIDGNSFRQQHSVSANYYFKFKAAEISYSGIYGSVFPGWNFEMDAYFANDRYVSNFFGFGNETVNNEDALDRDYYRGRTRIFKASAGLAYYDLRIKGLFESYKVDDNPDRLFNPSNLEDVVFENQNYGGVELSGEYDRDDAGDFPSKAIYFGFSAGYKMNLTNNSNKFGYASLKLGIDHKLESTGTLVYSTMAEYKGLFDYNDVYFYHTPSIGGDNGLRGFRDERFTGKSYFYQSSDLKLKLKRYVTAVSPVTIGMYAGFDYGRVWMPNENSNIWHTSQGGGFWISSLKALTFTIGYFNSKESNLIQVGFGLSI; encoded by the coding sequence ATGATTAACCAACCTTTACAATATACATGGGTAAAATATTTCACATTTACCATTGTATTTCTTCTGGTTTCTTCATGTGCTACTTACAAAGAGCAAAGCAACATAAAACGCGAGAAAAGCACAGCAAATAAAGAAGTTACCTATTCATTTTACATTGCTGGTGGATTAGGAAATACGTCCGCTATACCAAACAAAGTTTTATTACAGCGCTTTAAAGAAGAGCTTGATAAGGCTTCAGAAAATAGCACCTTACTTTTTACAGGAGATAATATCTCACCAGATACCAATAGTTGGGATATCGATAGTCTTTTGATCAAGACCCAATTAGATATCTCATCAAATTTTAAGGGCGAGACCGTTTTTCTTCCAGGTAATAATGAATGGAAAAGTTATAAGCTAAACAAAATAGAAAAGGTCGAGGACCTCCTAAAAGATATCGAAAGAAAAAATACTGCGGTAGTACCAAATAATGGATGCCCTATCGATCATCGTGTAATAAATGACGATTTAGATTTAATACTCGTAGATTCTAAATGGTTCATATCTAACTGGTCTAGAGTAGAAGATATTAATGGCAAGTGTACAGATATTGTTACCCGAAGAAGGTTTATGGAAGAACTTGAAGGGTATATTGGTGACGGACAAGGAAAAAACATTGTCATTGCCATGCACCATCCTGTTTTTACAAATGGAATATATGCAGGTAAAACCACTGTAAAAGACCACCTGACTCCGCTACCAGTTTTAGGAACCGTTAAAAATGCCGTTATGGATCTTGGTGCCTTTGACCCTGAACATGTAAATTCTAGAAGGTATAATTACTTACGCATAGCGGTAAGTGCCTTGGCACAGGCCAATGATAGAATTACACTAATTTCTGGTCACGAAGAAAGTCTTCAGTTACTTGAAGGTGGCGGTATTCATCAAATTATTAGTGGTTCCCTTGGCTCAAAAAGCGCAACAAAATTGAGCCCCGGTAGAATAACTGCCATTGGTGGGTCTATTGAATATAATGGAGAATATGCTTTTGGTGATAGAGGATTTGCTAGGTTAGATTATTATAAAGATGGTAGTTCTAAAGTGAGTTTCATTTCTGAAAACGATTTGACCTCTAGTAAAACTTTTCCTGTGTTACCAGTAAAGAAAACTGAAATAAAGTTTAATCAATTTGTTTCTAATACTAAAAAAACAAAACAGACTAAAATTTTAGACGACCCAAAAGACTATAATAAAAGTACATTTTACAAATTTCTGTGGGGAGAGCGCTACCGTAAGTATTATGGCCAACCTGTAGAAGCACCAATTGTACAATTAGATACACTTTACGGTGGCTTATCAGTAGTTAAGGAAGGTGGCGGGCATCAATCTTTTTCATTACGATTAGAAGATGCCAATGGTAAACAATATGCCATGCGGTCTTTACGAAAAAGTGCTTTAAAATATTTAAAATTTAAGCTTCCAGGTATCTCTTATAATACTCAAGATTACCAAGACACTTGGGCAGAAAAGGCAATTTCTGATTTCTTTACTACTGCACACCCCTACATGCAATTGGTAGTTGAACCTTTAGCTAAATCGGTACAAATAAATCATTCTGATACCGATTTATTTTATGTTCCAAAACAGGATAGTTTAAAGCAATTCAATGAAAATTATGGCGATGAGCTGTATTATATTGAGCGAAGACCTTCTGAAGAACAAGCAAATTATAAAGGATATAGAAGAAGTATCGACCAGAATACCGGTAAAGTTGTAGATTATGAAAGTACAACTGATATGCTTGAAAAAATTAAAAGTGATGAATCGTACTCCTTGGACGAAAGAGGTTTAATTAGAGCTCGTATTTTTGATATGCTTATTGGCGATTGGGATCGTCACCAAGACCAATGGAGGTGGGTAGAATATGAAAGTCCTGATGGGGAAAAAGAATTTATGCCCATACCTCGAGATCGTGATAATGTGTTTCCTAGATTTGACGGTAAAGTAATACCGATAATTAATTGGTTTGTTCCAAATTCAAGGAATTGGGAAACCTATGATGGTGATGTTGATAATGTAAAATGGCTAAATCTTTCTGGCAATAAATTAGACCGCACCTTATTGACTTCCTATGGGGCCGAGGTTTGGATTGAAGAGGCAAAGGCTATTCAGAAAGGTATGACCGATAAGGTCATTGAAAATGCATTTAATAGATTGCCTATTGCTGTACAAGACGAAACTTCTGAATATATAAAAGAAAGTTTAAAGCACCGTTTAGCACTGTTGGCCGAAACCGCAGAAGAATATGCAGTATACCTTAACAAAATAGTTGCGGTTACCGGAACGGAAAAGGATGATATATTTACCATGACCCGTTTAAAAAATGGAGATACTAAAGTAGAAGTGAAGCGTATACTTTCTGATGAAAAAAATGAGTTGTTTTATTCTAGAATATTCAACGACAGCCTTACCAACGAAGTTTGGATTTATGGTTTAGGTGATGATGACGTTTTTGTAGTTGAAGGAGAAGAAAATCCGAAAACGAAATTAAGAATCATTGGCGGGTATGGCGAAGATACTTTTAAAGTAAAAAATAAAAAGAAGGTGAAACTGTATGATTGGGAACATGAGAAAATTAATATTGAAAACTTAAAACCCAAAACCTTATTAACCGACAACTACAAGACCAATACTTTTCATTTTAGATATTTTGAACCCAATACAAATGTTTTGGTGCCAAGCTTAGGTTTTAGAACAGATGACGGTCTGTTCTTAGGTGGTACTAACACCTATACCCAACAAGGAATTGACGGAAATTCATTTAGACAGCAACATAGTGTCAGTGCTAATTACTATTTTAAGTTCAAAGCTGCCGAGATTTCATATTCGGGTATTTATGGAAGTGTTTTCCCTGGGTGGAATTTTGAAATGGACGCCTATTTCGCCAATGATCGCTATGTAAGTAATTTCTTTGGCTTTGGAAATGAGACAGTAAATAACGAAGATGCCTTAGACAGGGATTACTATAGGGGTAGAACTAGAATTTTCAAAGCAAGTGCAGGATTAGCATATTATGACCTACGAATTAAAGGTTTATTTGAATCTTATAAAGTAGATGATAATCCTGACCGCCTTTTTAATCCTAGTAATTTAGAGGATGTGGTTTTTGAAAATCAAAATTATGGCGGAGTAGAATTATCCGGGGAATATGATCGTGATGATGCTGGAGATTTTCCTTCTAAAGCTATTTACTTTGGATTTTCGGCAGGGTATAAAATGAACCTAACTAATAATTCAAACAAATTTGGGTATGCTTCATTAAAGTTAGGTATTGACCACAAACTAGAATCTACAGGTACTCTGGTTTATAGTACCATGGCTGAATATAAAGGTCTATTCGATTATAATGATGTGTACTTTTATCATACTCCTTCCATAGGTGGAGATAATGGTTTACGTGGATTTAGGGATGAACGATTTACAGGTAAATCATACTTCTATCAATCCTCAGATTTAAAACTAAAGCTTAAACGTTATGTTACCGCCGTGTCACCGGTAACTATAGGCATGTACGCTGGTTTTGACTATGGTAGGGTATGGATGCCGAATGAAAACTCTAATATTTGGCATACCTCGCAAGGAGGTGGTTTTTGGATTAGCAGTTTAAAAGCATTAACTTTTACTATTGGCTATTTCAATTCTAAGGAAAGTAATTTAATTCAAGTTGGATTTGGACTTTCCATATAA